A window from Pseudomonas moraviensis encodes these proteins:
- a CDS encoding DMT family transporter, whose protein sequence is MFVLSKQSVLAAASTSLFVLLWSSGAIFSKWGLAHASPFAFLLIRFAIALCGLLLLAPLLKLKLPKGGKPMLFAITTGLVLLGAYQIFYLLALDCKVTPGVMATLMGVQPILTVVLMERQRSASRLFGLALGLAGLIMVVYQGIGLAGMSWAGMLFGLLALASMTLGSIMQKRITDNPLGTLPVQYLAGLLLCAIFVPFQPFHFEHSTGFIVPVLWMGLVVSVLATLLLYRLIARGNLVNVTSLFYLVPAVTAVMDYLIFGNRLAALSVLGMLLIIIGLAFVFRKTG, encoded by the coding sequence ATGTTTGTCCTTTCGAAACAATCCGTGCTCGCGGCGGCGTCCACGAGCCTGTTCGTTCTGCTGTGGAGCAGCGGGGCGATTTTCTCCAAATGGGGCCTGGCCCACGCTTCGCCCTTTGCCTTTCTGCTGATTCGCTTCGCCATCGCCCTGTGCGGGTTGTTGCTGCTGGCGCCGCTGCTCAAGTTAAAGTTGCCCAAGGGTGGCAAACCGATGCTGTTTGCGATCACCACGGGGTTGGTGTTGCTCGGGGCGTATCAGATTTTTTATCTGTTGGCGCTGGACTGCAAAGTCACGCCGGGGGTAATGGCGACTCTGATGGGGGTACAGCCGATCCTCACGGTGGTGCTCATGGAGCGTCAGCGGTCGGCGAGCCGTCTGTTCGGCCTGGCGCTGGGGCTGGCCGGGTTGATCATGGTGGTTTATCAGGGCATCGGTCTGGCCGGAATGTCCTGGGCTGGCATGTTGTTCGGCTTGCTCGCGCTGGCGAGCATGACGCTGGGCTCGATCATGCAAAAACGCATCACCGACAATCCTCTCGGCACGCTGCCAGTGCAGTATCTGGCGGGGCTGTTGCTGTGTGCGATCTTCGTGCCGTTCCAGCCGTTCCACTTCGAGCACAGCACAGGTTTCATCGTGCCGGTGTTGTGGATGGGCCTGGTGGTCTCGGTGCTGGCGACGTTGTTGCTGTATCGGCTGATCGCGCGGGGCAATCTGGTGAACGTCACTAGCCTGTTCTATCTGGTGCCGGCGGTGACGGCGGTGATGGATTATCTGATTTTCGGTAATCGGTTGGCCGCGTTGAGTGTGCTGGGGATGCTGCTGATCATTATTGGATTGGCTTTTGTGTTCCGTAAAACCGGATAA